A single genomic interval of Coccidioides posadasii str. Silveira chromosome 1, complete sequence harbors:
- a CDS encoding uncharacterized protein (EggNog:ENOG410Q549~TransMembrane:2 (o1278-1299i1330-1350o)~BUSCO:689at33183), translated as MLSAESGRKRMGVYLEDWDSCFAVRAERSFPPSVASTPSLSSPSDNLVPPPLRPRFTSQAAKIPSHSPPLSPNPPVFVSLQLVEPGKIVPGNLSLHRYRESLSHSRPNLTAQPPARSLKRKPKALNLNTNCTSQAPPSPPPTPPSPSAYSGSSDSPPSPAQPAGEYHYPRLANVYSTDYLATPAPTSVTEEFVVHAKASPEYHAQRPVSNLDATRPSSQINKLNAFCKHIRQIPARIFRHSTPASEISPSSPHFPRTLHHRGVSFEILSPQKWQSSQSHSSTMNIEPELTGLEKMISPYRPRTQSRSRSQSLDGRGQRTPSRTLFDDLETAHSSITSRLHDGGNRALTTPPRDASQNQSSPSLSNEERREQAAIQLRTDFGSRKCVLARHVSTDSPLRTAKRADRQRKPIKLIKHRPGSRLEQMQTSTSPHTPPRKSASPVLGTSFNQYQPSLNGIRGRVDKSTTIDNIIKSRLTMFDTRLKNARFSRLQRSRELQADTKNYAGPAEGLTSNPVRNDSDDGKDRHEHAYQCEKSVDCPRMQAPIPPNHPQGSTHELVPPSQCRQGTGASSPNFSRPIPPGKWLSTRRFSPFKPISRSSVKATSKENPQDRVRSPTHVQSNQEVQRENEESIMKLLSHQSASVAREIERGLFRGSDSHCDESDPIDLGPGSSQSSSTQHLSQHMGSSTIFPSPLRVSSVSSSRFSEQGPGNPFFHGGLGTRSLTKRNESGLGRNRRYTHTALDKHAETLASEGIQEEVDDADRDWETVAGSQQFTSSVGNGFGQADTETSLADYSSFGNLANSNTHKKSPLRSSRVGIPTTSHGTNAVTVPAYARRHSHFFHKDPSTGQYVLLPNTNYRNSEGSRLNAFRKPIPALIASTSKSPTPFPNKYHHPSPLSEAHTNPFRSTPPLLHCQPGQSDEPENDGRRLTTVGNSKSNFHDNVENTYISHRGYGHFQRNPNISESARASFQHWFSEVIGKDPAQRSSQSSSAFHWDSRSIGPHNSADASSLNISKVSTIGTDDNISTHPLSVNLDCHPCFRPYHTTIQLPSHGDLTRENPNLPSRSLSTDRLLPAAPESSKYSPGSLYHSIRSARDRVLGGGQKRKSLNNTLPSPIQESTSQDASPRPASTGLLERHIPRQGTVSSRIFSSRSILLRTPTMTRRSSTRQTARQPTADELLRERLEQMDPALLADFCQPSPNSRLSRATWEPQVYASGQETTRPEPLTGPPRNAFDEESALPPEGHFDHHAFPDSPRLNPIRKRAVGGGLVEQRRLGRKIILWCTLAFPLGWTILLLIGYGSGQADFLIQRWSDGNIDGFHEKEERLARQAAIAYVMFLLIGSIAAVSVALLV; from the exons ATGTTGAGTGCGGAATCGGGGAGAAAGAGAATGGGGGTCTACCTGGAGGACTGGGACTCGTGCTTTGCAGTGCGAGCAGAGAGGTCTTTTCCTCCATCTGTTGCGTCGACCCCaagtctctcttctccaaGCGACAACCTCGTTCCTCCTCCCCTCCGCCCTCGTTTCACCTCACAAGCCGCAAAAATCCCTTCTCATTCTCCTCCACTCAGCCCTAATCCTCCAGTTTTTGTTTCCTTACAGCTCGTTGAGCCCGGAAAGATAGTGCCAGGGAACCTCTCCCTTCATCGATACCGTGAATCTCTCTCGCACTCTCGCCCGAATCTGACGGCGCAACCGCCAGCAAGAAGTTTGAAACGAAAGCCGAAAGCTCTTAATCTCAATACCAACTGCACATCCCAAGCTCCTCCTTCACCTCCTCCTACTCCACCCTCGCCCTCAGCATATTCTGGATCCTCCGACTCTCCGCCTTCGCCAGCGCAGCCAGCCGGCGAATACCACTACCCAAGGCTGGCCAACGTCTATTCCACTGATTATTTAGCAACCCCCGCCCCCACGAGCGTCACTGAGGAATTCGTTGTTCACGCAAAAGCATCTCCTGAATATCATGCTCAGAGACCTGTTTCTAACTTAGACGCAACGCGCCCAAGTTCTCAAATCAACAAACTG AACGCGTTCTGTAAACATATTCGGCAGATTCCTGCCAGGATATTTCGTCATTCCACACCTGCTTCTGAAATTTCTCCATCATCACCTCATTTTCCCAGGACGCTCCATCATCGTGGAGTCTCCTTTGAGATCCTTAGTCCTCAGAAGTGGCAATCGTCTCAATCCCATTCTTCCACCATGAATATCGAACCCGAATTAACTGGGTTAGAAAAGATGATCTCTCCTTACCGGCCTAGAACTCAGTCCCGCTCTCGGTCGCAGTCTCTGGACGGACGAGGGCAGAGGACTCCATCTCGCACCTTGTTTGACGACCTCGAGACGGCCCACTCCTCCATAACATCACGACTTCACGATGGAGGGAACAGGGCTTTAACTACACCCCCAAGGGATGCCTCCCAAAATCAGTCCTCGCCGTCCCTTAGCAACGAGGAAAGGAGGGAACAGGCGGCCATCCAACTTAGGACCGATTTCGGATCACGTAAATGCGTGCTTGCCCGGCATGTTTCAACCGACTCACCTCTAAGAACAGCGAAGCGCGCAGATCGTCAACGAAAGCCCATTAAACTCATCAAGCACCGGCCAGGCTCTCGCCTTGAGCAAATGCAAACAAGTACTTCTCCCCACACCCCACCACGCAAGTCTGCCAGTCCCGTGTTGGGTACGTCCTTCAATCAGTACCAGCCGAGCCTCAATGGTATCCGCGGTCGAGTCGACAAATCAACCACTATTGACAATATCATCAAGAGTCGACTTACTATGTTTGATACGCGACTAAAAAACGCACGCTTCTCTAGACTCCAGCGCTCCCGCGAGCTTCAAGCCGATACCAAGAACTATGCTGGACCGGCCGAAGGACTGACTTCCAATCCCGTCCGGAATGACTCCGATGACGGAAAAGACCGGCATGAGCATGCGTATCAATGCGAGAAAAGCGTTGACTGTCCGAGGATGCAAGCTCCAATCCCGCCAAACCATCCTCAGGGCAGTACACATGAGCTAGTCCCTCCAAGCCAGTGCCGGCAAGGAACAGGGGCATCAAGCCCAAACTTCTCACGACCAATCCCGCCTGGAAAATGGTTATCCACCCGTCGCTTCTCTCCATTCAAACCAATCTCTCGCTCCAGCGTGAAGGCGACGAGTAAAGAAAATCCACAAGACCGGGTTCGTTCTCCTACTCACGTTCAGTCAAACCAGGAAGTCCAACGCGAGAATGAGGAGTCGATTATGAAACTTTTATCTCACCAGTCTGCTTCTGTTGCCCGTGAAATTGAGCGGGGACTCTTCCGGGGATCTGACAGTCACTGTGATGAATCGGACCCTATCGATCTAGGGCCAGGGAGTAGCCAAAGCTCCTCTACTCAGCACTTGAGCCAGCACATGGGCTCATCGACCATTTTCCCATCGCCACTAAGAGTGTCCTCGGTTTCCTCATCTCGCTTTTCAGAGCAAGGCCCTGGTAATCCCTTTTTCCATGGTGGACTGGGAACGCGTTCATTGACAAAGAGAAATGAGAGTGGTTTGGGGAGGAACAGAAGATATACGCACACAGCTTTGGATAAACATGCCGAGACCCTAGCTAGTGAGGGAATTCAGGAGGAAGTCGATGATGCTGACCGTGACTGGGAGACCGTCGCTGGCAGCCAACAGTTCACCAGCAGCGTCGGCAACGGCTTTGGCCAGGCGGACACAGAAACCAGTCTGGCAGATTACTCAAGCTTTGGTAACCTTGCCAACTCAAATACACATAAAAAGTCACCCCTGCGTTCATCTAGGGTTGGCATTCCTACGACTTCTCACGGAACTAATGCTGTTACAGTTCCAGCTTATGCAAGGCGTCATTCCCATTTCTTTCACAAAGACCCTAGTACTGGCCAATATGTCTTGCTTCCTAACACTAACTACCGAAATTCTGAAGGCTCACGTCTCAACGCGTTTAGAAAACCAATCCCAGCTCTCATCGCTTCGACGTCGAAGTCTCCAACTCCTTTTCCCAACAAGTATCACCATCCGTCACCGCTTAGCGAAGCCCATACAAATCCCTTCCGTTCTACTCCGCCGTTGCTACATTGTCAGCCCGGTCAGAGCGATGAGCCAGAAAATGACGGACGTCGTCTCACCACCGTTGGCAATAGTAAGTCCAATTTCCATGACAACGTAGAGAATACATACATTTCCCACCGTGGCTATGGACATTTTCAACGCAACCCGAACATCTCAGAGAGTGCAAGAGCTTCTTTCCAGCATTGGTTTTCTGAAGTCATTGGAAAGGACCCAGCACAACGTTCTTCTCAGTCTTCGTCTGCCTTCCACTGGGATTCTCGAAGCATAGGACCCCATAACTCTGCAGATGCTAGCTCCCTGAACATTTCCAAAGTTTCAACAATAGGCACTGACGATAATATCAGCACGCACCCGTTGTCCGTGAACCTGGATTGCCACCCATGTTTCCGTCCTTACCACACCACTATCCAGCTTCCGAGTCACGGTGACCTCACGAGAGAAAACCCCAACTTACCTTCCCGCTCTCTTTCGACCGATCGTCTTCTCCCTGCGGCACCTGAGAGCAGCAAATATTCACCAGGTTCATTGTATCATTCCATTCGGTCAGCTCGCGATCGCGTTCTCGGAGGGGGGCAAAAGCGAAAGTCATTGAACAATACGCTCCCGAGCCCAATCCAAGAATCTACCTCGCAAGATGCATCTCCTCGCCCTGCTTCTACGGGTCTCCTCGAGAGACATATTCCACGGCAGGGCACAGTCAGTTCCCGCATTTTTTCTTCACGCTCAATCCTTCTCCGGACACCCACCATGACTCGTCGAAGCAGCACTCGACAAACAGCAAGGCAACCAACCGCAGACGAACTACTTAGGGAGCGTTTGGAACAAATGGACCCGGCTCTCCTCGCGGATTTCTGCCAGCCAAGTCCCAATTCGAGGCTTTCAAGGGCCACATGGGAGCCACAAGTGTACGCCAGTGGTCAAGAAACTACGCGACCTGAACCTCTCACTGGCCCGCCGCGCAATGCATTTGACGAGGAATCAGCATTACCCCCGGAAGGCCATTTCGATCATCACGCTTTCCCGGATTCACCACGCCTTAATCCCATACGTAAGCGAGCGGTTGGTGGCGGTTTAGTTGAACAACGCCGCCTAGGCCGAAAGATCATTTTGTGGTGCACTCTTGCATTCCCACTCGGGTGGACCATTCTACTGC